A genomic window from Anthocerotibacter panamensis C109 includes:
- a CDS encoding FkbM family methyltransferase, protein MGVMIDSLKAILPDSVKKFMTHLKFEYLNDFSVKSYAQEGEDIILKRVFDGFSSGFYIDVGAHHPRRFSNTYLFYKKGWSGINIDAMPGSMKRFNRQRPRDINLEIAIAREMKSMTYYIFNEPALNSFDRDLSLQRENEKYRIVETRDIVTQRLHDVLIKYLPKNQKINFLSIDVEGLDLEVLMSNDWQKFRPAYVLVESLNIIFNEIRSNPTFELMQMNGYELYAKTGNTLIYKNTQNQLS, encoded by the coding sequence ATGGGTGTTATGATAGATAGTCTGAAGGCAATCTTACCGGATTCAGTTAAGAAATTTATGACTCATCTAAAATTTGAATATCTAAATGATTTCTCGGTAAAGTCTTATGCTCAGGAAGGCGAAGATATTATCCTGAAAAGAGTTTTTGATGGCTTTAGTAGTGGTTTCTACATAGATGTTGGAGCTCATCATCCGAGACGTTTCTCAAATACCTACTTATTTTATAAGAAGGGTTGGTCTGGAATAAACATTGATGCTATGCCAGGGAGTATGAAAAGGTTTAATAGGCAAAGACCTCGAGACATCAATTTAGAGATAGCAATTGCAAGAGAAATGAAATCGATGACATATTATATCTTTAATGAACCAGCTTTGAATTCCTTCGATCGTGATTTATCTTTACAGCGAGAAAATGAAAAATATCGAATAGTAGAGACGCGTGACATCGTTACTCAAAGATTACATGATGTACTCATAAAGTACCTGCCCAAAAATCAGAAAATAAATTTTCTTTCCATAGATGTTGAAGGTTTAGATTTAGAAGTTCTTATGTCTAATGATTGGCAAAAATTCAGACCTGCATATGTTTTAGTTGAGTCTCTAAATATCATTTTTAATGAAATAAGATCCAATCCAACGTTCGAATTAATGCAGATGAATGGCTATGAGTTGTACGCAAAAACAGGTAACACACTGATATATAAAAATACTCAAAATCAACTTAGCTAA
- a CDS encoding IS5 family transposase (programmed frameshift), whose product MTTRRYALRDDQWERIKDLLPGRDGYVGVTAKDNRLFVEAVLYRYRAGIPWRDLPERFGDFRVVHTRFSRWSKTGVWERMFQHLAEDADNEYAMIDATMVRAHQHSAGAKGGSPEAEAIGRSKGGLSTKIHATTDALGNPLGFHLTAGQACDLDGADELLPDLVADTVLADKAYDADKRVIESLHAQGKTAVIPPKRNRTTPHEYDKELYKARHLIENFFAKLKQYRAIATRYDKRAANFLGAIYLAASVIWLN is encoded by the exons ATGACGACTCGACGCTATGCGCTGCGCGATGACCAGTGGGAACGGATCAAAGACCTGCTTCCCGGACGCGATGGCTATGTAGGGGTGACTGCAAAAGACAATCGATTGTTTGTGGAAGCGGTACTCTACCGCTATCGAGCCGGTATTCCGTGGCGCGACCTGCCAGAGCGCTTTGGAGATTTCCGTGTGGTTCATACCCGCTTCAGTCGGTGGTCAAAAACGGGGGTGTGGGAACGTATGTTTCAACATCTAGCTGAGGATGCTGATAACGAATACGCCATGATCGATGCCACGATGGTCCGCGCCCACCAACACAGTGCGGGTGCAAAGGGGGGGAGCC CAGAGGCAGAAGCGATTGGTCGCAGCAAAGGTGGATTGAGTACCAAGATTCATGCCACCACCGATGCCTTGGGCAATCCCTTAGGCTTTCACCTGACTGCAGGACAAGCCTGCGATTTGGATGGAGCCGACGAATTGCTGCCAGATTTGGTGGCAGATACCGTGCTTGCTGATAAAGCCTACGATGCAGATAAGCGGGTGATTGAATCGCTCCACGCTCAAGGGAAAACGGCAGTGATTCCGCCCAAACGTAACCGCACGACCCCACATGAGTATGACAAAGAGTTGTACAAAGCTCGACATCTGATTGAGAACTTCTTTGCCAAACTCAAGCAATATCGGGCAATTGCCACCCGCTATGACAAACGAGCAGCCAACTTTTTAGGGGCAATTTACCTGGCTGCTTCTGTCATCTGGCTTAATTGA
- a CDS encoding glycosyltransferase family 4 protein, whose amino-acid sequence MIKLAYDYQIFLRQQYGGISRYLCEVAARIAKDKNYNTRVVALAYINNYLSDCPSSLTLGRHIPKVPKSYKVLSKINTEGSKLIFRSMKPDIIHETYYSPNRLAPKKSKVIITVHDMIHEKFINYFPLDRDNTVQVKAKALHRADHIIAVSQNTKKDVVEILGIDPQKISVIYHGHMLKNTPKPSYDTRFPYILYVGERKTYKNFASLLKAFSNDRLLKNDFKIVCFGGGPFSKAEIAMLQDNTLDEKSVIQISGDDGKLAAYYANASAFIYPSFYEGFGIPPLEAMEQQCPVVCSNASSIPEIVGNAGEYFNPYELDSITTALKLVLYSKTRQIELIEAGCKRVKHFTWDKCAKETMKLYQSLL is encoded by the coding sequence ATGATTAAGTTAGCCTATGATTATCAAATTTTTTTACGGCAACAGTATGGAGGGATATCCAGATATTTATGTGAAGTTGCAGCACGAATTGCAAAAGATAAAAATTACAATACTAGAGTAGTAGCTTTAGCCTATATAAATAACTATTTGAGCGATTGCCCTTCTAGCCTCACGTTAGGCAGGCATATTCCGAAAGTACCTAAGTCGTATAAAGTTTTATCTAAAATAAATACTGAGGGCTCAAAGCTGATTTTTAGAAGTATGAAACCTGATATTATTCATGAAACATATTACTCACCTAATCGCCTTGCCCCGAAAAAAAGTAAGGTGATTATAACAGTTCATGACATGATACACGAAAAATTTATCAATTATTTTCCATTAGATCGCGATAATACGGTTCAGGTGAAGGCCAAAGCTCTGCATAGGGCTGATCACATAATTGCTGTATCACAAAATACAAAGAAAGATGTAGTAGAAATCTTAGGTATTGATCCACAAAAAATCTCAGTTATTTATCATGGGCATATGCTAAAAAATACCCCTAAACCAAGCTACGATACTCGTTTTCCTTACATTCTTTATGTAGGAGAACGCAAAACGTACAAAAATTTTGCAAGTCTATTAAAAGCCTTTTCAAATGATCGTTTGCTTAAGAATGATTTTAAGATAGTTTGTTTTGGAGGAGGTCCATTTTCAAAGGCAGAAATAGCTATGCTTCAGGACAACACTCTTGATGAGAAAAGTGTAATACAGATTTCAGGAGATGATGGGAAGCTAGCTGCTTACTATGCAAATGCGTCTGCATTTATATACCCTTCCTTCTATGAAGGTTTTGGTATTCCCCCGCTAGAAGCTATGGAACAGCAGTGTCCAGTGGTATGTAGCAACGCAAGCTCCATACCAGAAATAGTAGGTAATGCTGGAGAATACTTTAATCCTTATGAACTTGATAGTATTACAACAGCATTAAAGCTTGTTCTTTATTCAAAGACAAGACAGATAGAATTGATTGAGGCTGGGTGTAAACGAGTTAAGCATTTCACATGGGATAAATGTGCTAAGGAAACGATGAAACTTTATCAATCGCTTTTATAA
- a CDS encoding glycosyltransferase family 2 protein: MDNSLKLSIITVTFNSVKTLENTIQSVIAQGYPNTEYIIIDGGSTDGTLEIIEQYKNYLTCWLSEPDEGIYDAMNKGIKISSGEVIGIINSDDYYTEGAFQKLVSVFQNMPETDVLYANILYEIPNSTAFIAKSRYPLKRSDFYCMPILHPTVFVRSSCYKKYGKFNIKYKLSADHELMLRLLEGSANFYYLNETLAYMRAGGVSYNNLLKGLSEIKEILTQRETTAYTYLRFTLLYFKCFIYSYYRNLNQNKLGF; this comes from the coding sequence ATGGATAATTCCTTAAAGCTTAGTATTATAACCGTAACTTTTAACTCTGTTAAAACTTTAGAGAATACTATCCAAAGTGTAATTGCTCAAGGCTATCCAAACACCGAATATATAATTATTGACGGTGGCTCTACAGACGGTACTCTGGAAATTATAGAGCAGTACAAAAATTATCTTACTTGCTGGCTTTCTGAGCCTGACGAAGGAATATACGATGCAATGAATAAAGGCATAAAGATATCTTCAGGGGAAGTAATTGGCATCATTAATTCTGACGATTATTATACAGAAGGAGCATTTCAAAAATTGGTTAGTGTTTTTCAAAACATGCCAGAAACTGATGTTCTCTATGCAAATATACTATATGAAATTCCTAACTCTACTGCCTTTATCGCTAAATCCAGATACCCATTGAAGCGCTCTGATTTTTATTGTATGCCAATTTTACATCCAACTGTTTTTGTCCGATCTAGCTGTTATAAGAAGTACGGGAAATTTAACATTAAATATAAGCTTTCGGCAGATCACGAGTTGATGTTACGTTTACTAGAAGGCTCTGCAAATTTTTACTACCTAAACGAAACTTTAGCTTACATGCGGGCAGGAGGAGTAAGTTATAACAACCTTCTTAAGGGTTTATCAGAGATCAAGGAAATTCTTACACAGAGAGAAACAACTGCCTATACCTATTTGCGGTTTACATTACTCTACTTCAAGTGTTTTATATATTCATACTACCGGAACTTAAATCAAAACAAGTTAGGGTTTTGA
- a CDS encoding glycosyltransferase family 4 protein, translated as MRKLIINGSFLRRRITGGQRYAREITACLLHNFDDVAVSWSDPTHPEIPSDRIHYVPKSAGTRVLGSRFWNQFDLVRSLRSNVLWSPENIGPLGVKNHAVTVLDLSALEHPEWFNPEFAAMYSFYLPLLVRQAKIIFTISQYCRNRILDRFSLPEEKVVVSPCAVSQRFQPAADQEVVEVRRRYSLPESYILSLGSLEPRKNLVNLFKAWALLPNKITRDIGLVIAGERGAAFAQPNYTSLLGQLNNVTFTGYFPDKDLPILYSGALGLVYPSLYEGFGLPPLEAMACGTPVITCNNSSLPEVVGQGALFVDPLNSGSIAEAIENLILDQKLAAELSAYGLKRTQMFSWDISANVIHRKICDCFN; from the coding sequence GTGCGCAAACTAATTATAAATGGTTCATTCTTAAGGCGGCGCATTACTGGTGGACAACGCTATGCACGCGAGATTACAGCCTGTTTACTTCATAACTTTGATGATGTAGCTGTATCTTGGTCTGACCCAACGCACCCTGAAATTCCATCAGACCGTATCCATTACGTACCTAAAAGCGCAGGTACAAGGGTATTAGGTTCTCGCTTTTGGAATCAGTTTGACTTGGTTCGCAGCCTTCGTTCTAATGTACTTTGGAGTCCTGAGAATATTGGGCCTTTAGGGGTAAAAAACCACGCAGTAACTGTGCTTGATTTATCAGCCCTAGAGCATCCTGAGTGGTTTAACCCAGAATTTGCTGCCATGTATAGCTTCTATTTGCCGTTGCTTGTTCGTCAGGCCAAAATTATTTTCACGATCTCCCAGTACTGCCGTAACCGCATTTTAGATCGCTTTTCTCTTCCAGAAGAAAAGGTTGTAGTCTCTCCATGTGCTGTTAGCCAAAGATTTCAACCTGCAGCAGATCAAGAAGTAGTAGAGGTCAGAAGGCGATATAGTTTACCTGAATCATATATTCTTTCTTTAGGTTCACTAGAACCACGAAAAAATTTGGTGAATCTTTTTAAAGCCTGGGCACTGCTACCAAATAAAATTACTCGAGATATCGGTCTAGTTATAGCTGGCGAGCGGGGAGCTGCTTTTGCTCAGCCGAACTATACCTCTTTGCTAGGTCAATTGAACAATGTCACTTTTACAGGTTATTTTCCTGATAAAGATCTTCCTATCCTATATAGTGGTGCTCTCGGGCTTGTATATCCCTCACTCTACGAAGGTTTTGGCTTACCTCCATTAGAAGCAATGGCTTGTGGCACACCGGTAATTACTTGTAATAACTCATCTCTCCCTGAGGTAGTAGGTCAAGGTGCTTTGTTTGTTGATCCTTTGAATTCAGGTTCGATAGCCGAGGCTATCGAAAATCTAATCTTAGATCAGAAGTTAGCAGCAGAGCTATCTGCATATGGCTTAAAGCGAACTCAAATGTTTAGCTGGGATATATCAGCAAATGTTATTCATAGAAAAATATGTGACTGCTTTAACTAA
- a CDS encoding oligosaccharide repeat unit polymerase, whose product MRKSNFLLPHSIFFILYNMIYIIPLVSFQLIGYSEGGLHTLDLPQNILYQAALVYFVGILSFIAGSELTYFGFQVTSSKSLLTPQPRKSLSLQFKILFFLVVLLYAISKIGLRSLGVYENYSFDAGTQVGGLWTISTVLSEILVLLTTIILASNDKQKKSLFIFSALTISVNLLHGTRIFTIIAVLSLFVYLYIVKNLSFLKLIFYLPISGVVLVAAYLTFLFRSKVEVSDLASGVFTIEKLVSPIFYESVFTQLSLVSVLSKKSWSLEGAPLSFLSDLVFFTLPRFLSPNKEATLFSKGVYAGISPLGGFSGYAQGLIYFGVFFFLFYFVLGVTTTLLYEGAKKNEIFFAFYLYIVGDIIYRIARDGYLIPLKALITAPFIILVFLFVYNLTYIAVGKSHRGEHML is encoded by the coding sequence ATGAGAAAATCAAATTTTCTACTTCCGCACTCCATTTTTTTTATATTGTATAACATGATATACATAATCCCCTTAGTTTCCTTTCAGCTCATTGGCTACTCTGAGGGAGGTCTACATACTCTTGATTTACCTCAGAATATCCTATATCAAGCAGCACTTGTCTACTTTGTTGGGATTTTGTCTTTTATAGCTGGATCTGAACTAACATACTTTGGATTTCAAGTTACTAGCAGTAAAAGTTTACTAACTCCCCAGCCTAGAAAGTCCTTAAGTTTACAATTTAAGATTTTGTTCTTTTTAGTAGTGCTACTATATGCTATTTCTAAGATTGGCTTAAGATCATTAGGAGTTTACGAAAATTATTCATTTGACGCTGGAACTCAAGTTGGAGGGTTGTGGACAATTTCTACCGTCTTGTCTGAAATTCTTGTTCTACTTACAACAATTATCTTAGCCTCGAATGACAAACAGAAAAAATCTCTATTCATATTTTCAGCTCTAACAATATCCGTCAACCTTCTCCATGGAACTAGAATATTCACAATCATCGCAGTCCTTTCCCTTTTCGTCTATCTCTATATCGTTAAAAACCTAAGTTTTTTAAAGCTTATCTTTTATTTGCCAATTTCAGGTGTGGTTTTAGTAGCTGCTTACTTGACTTTCTTATTTAGATCTAAGGTAGAGGTATCCGATTTAGCTTCAGGCGTTTTTACGATAGAAAAATTAGTAAGCCCAATCTTTTATGAGTCTGTCTTTACTCAACTTTCGCTAGTAAGCGTGCTCTCTAAGAAGTCTTGGAGCTTAGAGGGTGCGCCACTCTCCTTCTTAAGTGACCTTGTCTTCTTTACTCTCCCAAGATTCCTTTCTCCAAATAAGGAAGCCACGTTGTTTAGTAAGGGGGTATATGCTGGAATTAGCCCGTTGGGAGGCTTTTCTGGTTATGCTCAAGGTTTGATATATTTTGGGGTTTTCTTTTTTCTTTTCTATTTCGTCTTAGGAGTTACGACAACCTTACTTTATGAAGGGGCGAAAAAAAATGAAATATTTTTTGCTTTCTACCTTTATATAGTTGGTGACATAATATACCGAATTGCACGAGATGGTTATCTCATACCACTTAAAGCGCTGATAACAGCACCTTTTATAATTTTAGTATTTTTATTTGTCTATAACCTAACCTATATTGCAGTAGGAAAAAGCCATAGAGGGGAACACATGCTATGA